One part of the Enterococcus sp. DIV1094 genome encodes these proteins:
- a CDS encoding 3-keto-L-gulonate-6-phosphate decarboxylase UlaD, producing the protein MKRPKLQIALDHNKLASALADVKRIGEIVDVIEVGTILCLQEGKKPIECIREMFPEKTIVADTKCADAGETVAENVAKAGADFMTVICCASLPTMRAAQKKVKELQVELYGEWTLEQARQWREIGISQVVYHQSRDALLAGEVWGEKDLKLVQQLIDLGFDVSVTGGLSISTLALFQGMPIFHFIVGRGLTASADPVNQAQAFQEEIKRLWGE; encoded by the coding sequence ATGAAACGACCAAAATTACAAATCGCTTTAGATCATAACAAATTAGCCTCTGCTTTAGCTGATGTCAAAAGGATCGGAGAAATCGTTGATGTGATCGAAGTAGGGACGATCCTTTGTCTTCAAGAAGGCAAGAAGCCGATCGAATGTATCAGAGAGATGTTTCCAGAAAAAACAATCGTTGCAGATACGAAATGTGCCGATGCTGGAGAAACGGTAGCTGAGAATGTAGCAAAAGCTGGAGCTGATTTCATGACAGTGATCTGTTGTGCCTCATTGCCCACCATGCGAGCTGCGCAAAAGAAAGTCAAAGAACTTCAAGTTGAATTATACGGGGAGTGGACGCTAGAGCAAGCCAGACAATGGCGAGAGATTGGGATTTCTCAAGTAGTCTATCATCAAAGTCGAGATGCTTTGTTAGCGGGGGAAGTTTGGGGAGAAAAAGATTTAAAGCTAGTTCAACAATTGATCGATTTAGGCTTTGACGTGTCTGTGACTGGAGGGCTTTCGATTTCCACTTTAGCGTTGTTCCAAGGGATGCCGATCTTTCACTTTATTGTGGGTAGGGGATTGACGGCAAGTGCAGATCCTGTTAATCAAGCTCAGGCATTCCAAGAAGAAATCAAACGTTTATGGGGAGAATGA
- a CDS encoding PTS sugar transporter subunit IIB — MRILVSCANGSGTSLMMMRSVEKAMRELNITITKIHHCPISEGKSSASQYDVVFTPLNFMPMFIQAIERGVTVVGIKNVMSPTEICEKFKETELYNEWQSKEK; from the coding sequence TTGAGAATTTTAGTTTCATGTGCAAATGGCTCGGGTACAAGTTTAATGATGATGCGTAGTGTAGAAAAAGCAATGAGAGAACTAAATATTACAATTACCAAAATTCATCATTGTCCGATTTCTGAAGGGAAAAGCTCTGCGAGTCAGTATGATGTCGTATTTACACCACTTAATTTTATGCCGATGTTTATACAAGCAATCGAGCGAGGCGTGACAGTTGTTGGGATCAAAAATGTCATGTCACCGACGGAAATCTGCGAGAAATTCAAGGAAACAGAATTATACAATGAATGGCAATCAAAGGAGAAATAA
- a CDS encoding PTS ascorbate transporter subunit IIC has product MGDIFMEIWTYFATNILTQPAYLIGSIVLLGYILLGRPIYECLAGFLKATVGYLILAVGSGGLVNNFRPILVGLKDRFNLEAMVTDPYFGQNAVDAGLMETFGRTFSDVMILLLIAFILNILLVRFQKYTKLRAVFTTGNVQIQQAATAFWILLFCFPELGRVEVLVFMGIILGCYWAVASNLTVGVTQELTDGAGFAIAHQQMFGVYIFSTLAKWWQKNSRKKAGNRKADKKLEDMELPGFLSIFNENMVATSLLMLFFFGIILLVLGQEYLIESEFMVQGQSFLFYILTTSLNFAVYLAILQLGVRTFVDELTQSFQGISNTILPGAVPGIDVAATFGFGSPNAVTIGFLFGALGQFLMIILLILFRSPTIVIAGFIPLFFDNAVIAVFSNNRGGFKAACLFPFLSGLIQVGGSALFATWIGLSRYGGYIGMFDWASAWPAFTVLMKFLGYAGVVLVVIGLLLIPQLQYRKNPKGYFLIVEDYQKYKENFGENN; this is encoded by the coding sequence ATGGGAGATATCTTTATGGAGATATGGACGTATTTTGCGACAAACATATTGACGCAGCCAGCTTACTTGATCGGTTCGATCGTTTTATTAGGGTATATACTCCTTGGTCGACCAATATATGAATGTTTAGCTGGTTTTTTGAAAGCTACTGTAGGTTATCTGATCTTAGCTGTTGGATCAGGAGGTTTAGTGAATAATTTTCGCCCGATCTTGGTTGGATTAAAGGATCGATTCAACCTTGAAGCGATGGTGACCGATCCATACTTTGGTCAAAATGCTGTAGATGCGGGATTGATGGAAACGTTCGGGCGAACATTCAGTGATGTAATGATTTTATTATTGATTGCATTTATTTTGAATATCCTGCTAGTTCGTTTCCAAAAATATACAAAACTTCGAGCTGTATTTACGACCGGTAATGTCCAAATCCAGCAAGCAGCGACAGCGTTTTGGATTTTACTTTTCTGTTTTCCTGAGTTAGGGAGAGTAGAAGTATTAGTATTTATGGGCATTATTTTAGGTTGTTACTGGGCAGTTGCTTCTAATTTGACTGTTGGTGTGACGCAAGAACTAACCGATGGGGCTGGTTTTGCAATTGCGCATCAACAGATGTTTGGGGTGTATATCTTTTCTACACTAGCAAAATGGTGGCAAAAAAATAGTCGTAAAAAAGCAGGGAATAGAAAAGCCGATAAAAAACTGGAAGATATGGAACTTCCTGGTTTCTTATCGATCTTCAATGAGAATATGGTAGCGACTTCTTTATTGATGTTGTTTTTCTTTGGCATCATATTGTTGGTACTAGGACAAGAGTATCTGATCGAATCAGAGTTTATGGTGCAAGGACAAAGTTTTCTTTTCTATATCCTGACAACTTCTTTGAATTTTGCTGTGTATTTAGCGATTTTACAACTTGGGGTACGGACTTTCGTGGATGAATTGACACAATCTTTCCAAGGGATTTCGAATACTATTTTACCAGGTGCTGTGCCAGGGATCGATGTGGCTGCGACCTTTGGATTCGGTTCACCAAATGCTGTAACGATAGGATTTTTATTTGGGGCATTAGGTCAATTCTTAATGATCATTTTATTGATCTTATTCCGATCACCAACGATCGTGATCGCTGGGTTCATTCCACTATTTTTTGACAATGCGGTAATAGCTGTTTTTTCTAACAATCGTGGGGGCTTTAAAGCGGCATGCTTGTTCCCATTCTTATCAGGACTGATCCAAGTCGGTGGTTCTGCTCTGTTTGCAACATGGATCGGGTTATCTCGCTATGGTGGCTATATTGGGATGTTTGACTGGGCGAGTGCTTGGCCAGCATTTACTGTATTGATGAAATTTTTAGGGTATGCAGGAGTCGTGCTAGTCGTTATTGGTCTGTTGCTTATTCCTCAACTGCAATATCGAAAAAATCCAAAAGGGTATTTTCTGATCGTCGAGGATTATCAAAAATATAAAGAGAATTTTGGAGAAAACAATTGA
- a CDS encoding PTS sugar transporter subunit IIA yields MLRYFYENGLVNYVETEIDDWRVAIEESGRLLLEKGIVAPTYIEKMIRCVEEYGTYILIAPHVAMPHAMQGNSNVFDTAIAFTKMKVPVSFEDDSKSASLFFTLAAKEPEQHLSNIQSLSELLMQEGLIQALLATESLEDYQVVMEEYDQA; encoded by the coding sequence ATGTTGAGATATTTCTATGAAAATGGATTAGTCAATTATGTAGAAACGGAGATCGATGATTGGCGAGTAGCAATTGAGGAGAGTGGTCGTCTCTTATTAGAAAAAGGCATCGTTGCTCCTACCTATATTGAAAAAATGATTCGTTGTGTCGAAGAATATGGTACATATATCCTGATTGCTCCTCATGTAGCGATGCCTCATGCCATGCAAGGGAACTCGAATGTATTCGATACAGCGATTGCATTTACCAAAATGAAAGTGCCAGTTTCTTTTGAAGATGACTCAAAGTCTGCCAGTCTATTTTTCACTTTAGCAGCAAAAGAACCAGAGCAGCATCTGAGTAACATCCAATCATTATCGGAATTGCTGATGCAAGAAGGATTGATTCAAGCACTACTTGCAACGGAGTCGCTGGAAGATTACCAAGTAGTCATGGAAGAATATGACCAAGCATAG
- the ulaG gene encoding L-ascorbate 6-phosphate lactonase, with translation MDVTEVTKESWLLSTFPEWGTYLNEEIEMEQVKEKSVSIWWLGCTGIWLKTHEGTNILCDLWCGTGKRTHGNGQMKKGHQMMRMSGTEKMQPNLRTQPFVIDPFKIKDVDALVVTHIHSDHLDIHTAAAVHQNCPKAKFIGPKAVVETWLSWGIPKEKTDVVKPGDVVRVNEVEIVALEAFDRTALITHDDPDVRLKEQFPQDMDTIAVNYLFKTSGGSIYHAGDSHYSNLFAKHGNEHQIDVCLGAYGENPRGITDKMTASDLLRMAESLRAQVVIPVHYDIWSNFMADPSEITQLWRMKKDRLAYQFSPYIWQVGGKYTYPDNKQDLAFNFDRGFHDVFTQENDTPFPSFL, from the coding sequence ATGGATGTGACAGAAGTAACAAAAGAAAGTTGGCTACTGTCGACTTTCCCAGAATGGGGAACTTACCTGAACGAAGAAATCGAAATGGAACAAGTAAAAGAAAAAAGCGTATCTATATGGTGGTTAGGGTGTACAGGTATTTGGTTGAAGACACATGAAGGCACGAATATCCTTTGTGACTTATGGTGTGGGACAGGAAAACGAACACATGGGAATGGACAAATGAAAAAAGGGCACCAGATGATGCGGATGAGCGGCACGGAAAAGATGCAACCGAATTTACGTACGCAACCTTTCGTGATCGATCCTTTTAAAATCAAAGACGTGGATGCTTTAGTCGTGACGCATATCCATTCTGATCATTTAGATATCCACACTGCCGCAGCTGTTCATCAAAATTGCCCAAAAGCAAAATTTATCGGACCCAAAGCAGTGGTAGAAACATGGCTTTCTTGGGGGATACCGAAAGAAAAGACGGATGTAGTCAAACCTGGTGATGTAGTCAGGGTCAATGAAGTAGAGATCGTTGCGCTAGAAGCGTTTGATCGGACAGCTTTGATCACACATGATGATCCTGATGTCCGACTAAAAGAGCAGTTCCCTCAAGATATGGATACGATCGCTGTCAATTATCTGTTCAAAACTTCTGGCGGTTCAATCTACCATGCCGGAGACTCTCATTATTCCAATCTCTTTGCAAAACATGGCAATGAGCATCAAATCGATGTTTGTTTAGGTGCATATGGAGAAAATCCGCGAGGTATCACAGATAAGATGACTGCCAGTGATTTATTGAGGATGGCAGAATCGCTAAGAGCTCAAGTAGTGATCCCAGTCCATTATGATATTTGGTCAAATTTTATGGCTGATCCTAGCGAGATCACTCAATTATGGCGAATGAAAAAAGATCGATTAGCTTATCAGTTTTCTCCTTATATTTGGCAAGTGGGGGGGAAGTATACGTATCCAGATAATAAACAAGATCTAGCATTCAACTTTGATCGTGGTTTCCATGATGTCTTCACCCAAGAAAATGATACGCCATTTCCATCATTTTTATAG
- a CDS encoding DeoR/GlpR family DNA-binding transcription regulator yields the protein MKNSRLMIEKRRNEILDLLQGREQMTTIELAEKLQVSLSTIRRDLTLLEEKNEIIREHGHCLFNYDNQMNFDLSGPTRIKHQIARYASQYIGDYATVFINSSSTALATLDYLESNHVTIVTNNLKVVSSVRPGNYSYILTGGELRVPKEVLVGDIAARTLADMNADACIIGCSGIDLNNGVTTKILNESKINEWMIKKSIKCRILVADHRKIGQTAQFKIADISAFDYLITDQYCSPKLAKKIEQLGVSVIRVSLS from the coding sequence ATGAAAAATTCTCGGTTGATGATTGAAAAAAGACGGAATGAAATTCTTGATCTACTACAAGGACGTGAACAGATGACGACGATTGAACTAGCTGAAAAACTCCAGGTATCACTGAGCACGATCCGTCGTGATCTAACATTATTAGAAGAGAAAAATGAAATCATACGTGAACACGGTCACTGTCTTTTCAACTATGACAATCAAATGAATTTTGATCTTTCAGGCCCAACAAGGATCAAACATCAGATTGCTCGTTATGCCAGTCAGTATATTGGGGATTATGCCACCGTCTTTATCAACTCAAGCTCCACTGCCTTAGCTACCTTGGATTATCTGGAATCAAACCACGTCACGATTGTTACGAATAATTTGAAAGTTGTTTCCTCTGTTAGACCAGGCAATTATAGTTATATCCTCACTGGTGGTGAACTGCGCGTACCTAAAGAAGTGTTGGTGGGTGATATTGCCGCTCGGACATTAGCCGATATGAATGCCGATGCCTGTATCATCGGTTGTAGTGGAATAGACTTGAATAATGGGGTTACAACAAAAATATTGAATGAATCTAAAATCAACGAATGGATGATCAAAAAAAGTATCAAGTGCCGCATCCTCGTTGCAGACCATCGCAAGATTGGACAGACTGCGCAATTTAAGATTGCTGATATCTCAGCATTTGATTATTTGATCACTGATCAATATTGTTCGCCTAAACTTGCAAAAAAAATCGAACAATTAGGTGTCTCAGTTATTCGAGTCAGTTTGTCATAA
- a CDS encoding alpha-hydroxy-acid oxidizing protein yields MEKIYQAGSQEGQINFINTEDLEMAAAQVIPTGGFGYISSGAGDLYTYQENVQSFNHQLIIPHVLKDVEIPDTTTYFDQETLTAPIIMAPIAAHGLAHTQAEKASAKGVADFHTIYTASSYASCTLEDIREAGGPDAPQWFQFYMSKDDAINLDILEMAKRNGAKAIVLTADATVGGNRETDLRNGFTFPLPMPIVQAYQSGVGQTMDAVYKSSKQKLSPKDIEFITTHSDLPVYVKGVQSEDDVFRSLDAGANGIWVSNHGGRQLDGGPASFDSLKYVAEAVDKRVPIVFDSGIRRGQHVFKAIASGADLVAIGRPAIYGLALGGSTGIHQVFDFFKKELEMVMQLAGTQTVEDIKNVTLRENRFH; encoded by the coding sequence ATGGAAAAAATTTATCAAGCTGGCTCACAAGAAGGTCAGATTAATTTTATTAACACAGAAGATTTAGAAATGGCTGCGGCACAAGTGATTCCTACTGGTGGATTCGGCTATATCAGTAGCGGTGCTGGTGATTTATATACTTATCAAGAAAATGTGCAATCATTCAATCATCAATTGATTATTCCTCATGTTTTAAAAGATGTAGAAATACCAGATACAACTACCTACTTTGACCAAGAAACACTAACTGCACCAATCATCATGGCTCCTATTGCCGCTCATGGCTTAGCTCATACACAAGCAGAAAAAGCTTCAGCTAAAGGAGTGGCAGATTTTCATACGATTTATACAGCGAGTTCTTACGCTTCCTGTACGTTGGAAGACATTCGTGAAGCGGGTGGACCAGATGCACCGCAATGGTTTCAGTTTTACATGAGTAAAGATGATGCCATCAATCTCGATATTTTAGAGATGGCAAAACGTAATGGCGCAAAAGCCATCGTCTTGACCGCTGATGCTACTGTTGGCGGAAATCGGGAAACTGATTTGCGGAATGGCTTCACCTTCCCTTTACCAATGCCGATCGTTCAAGCCTATCAATCAGGCGTTGGCCAAACGATGGATGCTGTATATAAATCTTCCAAACAAAAGTTAAGTCCAAAAGATATTGAGTTTATCACTACCCATTCTGACTTACCAGTTTATGTGAAAGGTGTCCAATCAGAAGACGACGTTTTTCGTTCTTTAGATGCCGGTGCAAATGGCATCTGGGTATCCAATCATGGTGGACGTCAATTAGATGGTGGTCCTGCCTCTTTTGATTCCTTAAAATATGTAGCAGAAGCAGTTGATAAACGTGTGCCGATCGTTTTCGATAGCGGTATTCGACGTGGACAGCATGTCTTTAAAGCAATCGCTTCTGGTGCTGATCTAGTTGCTATCGGCCGTCCTGCTATCTACGGTTTAGCCCTTGGAGGAAGTACAGGCATCCACCAAGTATTCGACTTCTTCAAGAAAGAACTCGAAATGGTCATGCAACTTGCGGGAACTCAAACAGTAGAAGATATCAAAAATGTGACATTACGTGAAAATCGTTTCCACTAA
- a CDS encoding PhzF family phenazine biosynthesis protein, with protein sequence MNLSYYVVDAFTNEVFKGNPAAVYVLDKWLSDETMQKIAIENNLSETAFTVKKGKSYELRWFTPDREIDLCGHATLATAFVLFNFYGITEDTISFSTQSGELFVTKKEERYAMDFPSILPQPIAILPEYEQAIGVKILEAYLARDLFFVLEDEETVANLTPDYTAMTQLQAGVGVIVTAEGKNEDFVSRTFFPKLTINEDPVCGSAHANLIPYWAKKLGKDQFIAQQLSPRGGYLTCQWLGDRVMISGEATLFARGEAYI encoded by the coding sequence ATGAATTTATCTTATTATGTAGTTGATGCCTTCACAAATGAGGTTTTCAAAGGAAATCCTGCGGCGGTATATGTCTTGGATAAGTGGTTATCAGATGAGACCATGCAAAAAATCGCAATTGAAAATAATCTATCTGAGACCGCTTTTACTGTAAAAAAAGGGAAGAGCTATGAATTGCGCTGGTTTACTCCGGATCGTGAAATTGATCTATGTGGCCATGCGACTTTAGCAACCGCGTTTGTCTTATTCAATTTCTATGGCATCACGGAAGACACGATTTCATTTTCCACGCAAAGTGGTGAGTTATTTGTGACGAAGAAAGAGGAAAGATATGCGATGGATTTTCCAAGTATTCTACCGCAACCAATCGCTATATTACCAGAATATGAGCAAGCAATCGGTGTAAAAATACTAGAGGCGTATCTTGCTAGAGACTTATTTTTTGTTTTAGAAGATGAAGAGACCGTGGCAAATCTGACACCTGATTATACTGCAATGACCCAATTGCAAGCAGGAGTTGGGGTAATTGTTACCGCCGAGGGTAAGAATGAAGATTTTGTTTCTAGAACATTTTTCCCAAAACTAACGATCAATGAAGACCCAGTATGTGGTTCAGCACATGCCAACTTGATTCCTTATTGGGCAAAAAAACTTGGAAAAGATCAATTCATTGCGCAACAGCTTTCTCCACGAGGAGGGTATTTGACGTGTCAGTGGTTGGGTGACCGAGTGATGATCAGTGGAGAAGCGACCTTATTTGCAAGAGGGGAAGCATATATCTAG
- a CDS encoding ornithine cyclodeaminase family protein, whose protein sequence is MKIINSNEVITQLSFIEAIKVMEQCFKDFQAGTISQEKRMVQQLPDGENHNVFAMMPAYLGKNRYFGSKIITAFPNNHKQNLPSHLGEVLLFDSKNGQPVAMVNANAVTWIRTAAVSALATKFLAKKSANALTLIGSGQQAASHLATITCVRAIQRVFVYDLDETRRKQFILQYQEDYPELTFIECSKLEEATKETDIICTLTPSKTPILSRKNIQPGTHINAIGTFTPDTRELASDLMAFGQLYVDDYQAIKRESGDYLIPLAEGVLTETAILGSLGELVTHQKNGRTDEQSITIFDAVGLAVEDLCCAEYIYEKIKGVVLK, encoded by the coding sequence ATGAAAATAATCAATAGTAATGAAGTAATCACTCAGTTGAGTTTTATAGAAGCAATCAAAGTGATGGAACAGTGTTTTAAAGATTTTCAAGCAGGAACGATTTCTCAAGAAAAACGAATGGTCCAACAATTACCTGATGGAGAGAATCATAATGTATTTGCTATGATGCCTGCTTATTTAGGAAAGAATCGTTACTTTGGTTCCAAAATCATCACAGCTTTTCCAAATAACCACAAACAAAATTTGCCTTCTCACTTAGGAGAGGTTTTACTTTTCGATTCAAAAAACGGACAACCCGTTGCGATGGTCAATGCAAACGCCGTAACTTGGATACGAACAGCGGCAGTTTCAGCTTTAGCTACGAAATTTTTAGCAAAGAAATCAGCAAATGCGCTGACATTGATCGGATCTGGGCAACAAGCGGCTTCACATCTAGCGACTATTACTTGTGTTCGAGCAATTCAGCGTGTGTTTGTCTATGATTTAGATGAAACGAGACGAAAACAATTTATTTTACAGTACCAAGAAGATTACCCTGAACTAACTTTTATTGAGTGTTCAAAACTAGAGGAAGCCACGAAAGAAACAGATATTATCTGTACATTGACCCCAAGTAAAACGCCAATTTTGTCAAGAAAGAATATTCAACCAGGTACCCATATCAATGCGATCGGGACATTCACTCCCGATACCCGTGAGTTAGCCAGTGATTTGATGGCGTTTGGCCAATTATATGTAGATGATTATCAAGCAATAAAAAGGGAAAGTGGCGATTACTTGATTCCCTTAGCAGAAGGTGTATTGACTGAAACAGCGATTCTCGGATCGTTAGGTGAATTAGTTACTCATCAGAAAAATGGTCGTACAGACGAACAAAGTATTACGATATTTGATGCTGTGGGCTTAGCAGTAGAAGATTTATGCTGTGCCGAATACATTTATGAAAAAATAAAGGGAGTAGTTTTGAAATGA
- a CDS encoding PLP-dependent aminotransferase family protein: MSINSYENYPLTWRPDKTKLHRPIYQSLITQLESDILSNKLQKNTRLPSQRELADFLDINFTTVGQAYKLGLEKGLLYTNIGSGTFVSPNAFTSITISSDQVPDHIIDFGLVSSFEQCNEMITPFIQAASQNHGISGLLSYREPLGTNYQLTIAKNWLETQSVYTSNEQIAIVSGVQNGLAVTLAALFSPGDRLAVDRYTYSNFIELAQLYHMEIVPIDFDDDGMLPELLEQECRKKKIHGIFLMPSCNNPIGFQLSEERRLQLKEVILKEQLIVIEDDIHSFMTTYNQKTLLPSFQQLLPEQTIYLAGMTKYICAGLRVAFLVFPEKYKEKIQQAIFNINVKTSSLEAEIITQILCSETAQKILETKANYTKQANEIFDTFFNLPRPTNPLPFYRPIAVRDDLSPRAIEQAFLNKGVRVYHSHRFTTHPQDDPFIRIALSSNPLEVLTKGLEIVKKEIIHFQR; this comes from the coding sequence ATGTCAATCAATTCTTATGAGAACTATCCACTGACTTGGCGTCCAGATAAAACAAAGTTACATCGCCCAATCTATCAATCACTCATCACGCAATTAGAGTCTGATATTTTATCAAATAAATTACAGAAAAATACAAGATTACCTTCCCAAAGAGAGCTCGCTGACTTTTTAGACATCAATTTTACAACTGTGGGTCAAGCCTACAAGTTAGGATTAGAAAAAGGATTACTCTATACGAACATCGGGAGTGGCACATTCGTATCACCAAATGCGTTCACATCGATCACGATTTCTTCCGACCAAGTGCCCGATCATATCATTGATTTTGGTTTAGTTAGTTCTTTTGAACAATGCAACGAAATGATTACTCCATTTATCCAAGCAGCCTCACAAAACCACGGGATCAGCGGGTTGCTTAGCTATCGTGAACCTTTAGGTACGAATTATCAATTGACGATTGCCAAAAATTGGTTGGAAACACAAAGCGTCTACACCTCAAATGAACAGATTGCCATTGTCTCAGGCGTTCAAAATGGCTTAGCAGTCACTCTCGCTGCTTTGTTCTCTCCTGGAGATCGTTTGGCAGTTGATCGCTATACTTACTCGAATTTCATTGAGCTTGCTCAACTTTATCATATGGAAATCGTGCCAATCGATTTTGATGATGATGGCATGCTGCCCGAATTACTTGAACAAGAATGCCGGAAAAAGAAGATCCATGGTATTTTTCTGATGCCTTCATGTAATAATCCTATTGGTTTTCAATTGTCAGAAGAACGCAGGCTACAATTAAAAGAAGTGATCTTGAAAGAACAATTGATCGTGATCGAAGACGATATCCATTCTTTTATGACCACTTACAATCAAAAGACATTACTTCCTTCATTCCAGCAATTACTCCCCGAACAAACCATTTATCTTGCAGGAATGACAAAGTATATATGTGCAGGATTGCGTGTCGCTTTTCTAGTATTTCCTGAAAAATATAAAGAAAAGATCCAACAAGCGATTTTCAATATCAATGTCAAAACCTCTAGCTTAGAGGCGGAGATCATCACACAAATACTATGTTCAGAAACCGCACAGAAAATACTTGAAACAAAAGCCAATTACACAAAGCAAGCAAACGAAATATTCGATACATTTTTCAACTTGCCGCGCCCGACCAATCCACTTCCTTTTTATCGGCCTATCGCTGTTCGTGATGACCTATCTCCACGAGCGATCGAACAAGCTTTTTTAAATAAAGGGGTTCGTGTTTATCATTCGCATCGCTTTACGACACATCCACAAGATGATCCTTTCATTCGAATTGCTTTATCCTCTAATCCTTTGGAAGTTTTAACAAAAGGGCTTGAGATCGTCAAAAAAGAAATCATTCACTTCCAACGGTGA
- a CDS encoding malolactic enzyme, which produces MITGLNLLNNPFLNKGTAFTKEERKKYGIAGMLPSTVQTLEQQSVQAYGQYLSKQTDLEKRIFLMNLFNTNRTLFYKLMGQHLVEFMPVVYDPVVADAIEQYNEIFLKPQDAAFLSIDEPELIKESLKNAADGRDIRLIVVTDAEGILGMGDWGVNGVDIAIGKLMVYTAAAGINPAQVLPVSIDAGTNNEELLNNPLYLGNKHARVEGDSYYEFIDQFVSSATELFPELLLHWEDFGRGNAATILEKYEDKITTFNDDIQGTGIVVLAGVLGGLNISGESLKDQTILTFGAGTAGVGIANILLDEMIRQGVPETEARKHFYQVDKQGLLFEDTEGLTPGQIPFARQRSEFANSEELTNLEAVVKAIHPTIMIGTSTQPGAFTEEIVKEMASHTPRPIIMPLSNPTKLAEAKAKDLIEWTDGKALVGTGIPADDVEYNGVTYQIGQANNALMYPGLGLGLIASTATRVNAEIISQASRALGGIVDVTKPGAAILPPVARITEFSQTIAETVAQSVVDQQLNREEITDIKATVEAAKWVPEYQDLEA; this is translated from the coding sequence ATGATCACAGGGTTAAACTTATTAAATAATCCATTTCTAAATAAAGGAACTGCTTTTACAAAAGAAGAACGTAAAAAATATGGGATTGCTGGCATGCTTCCAAGTACTGTCCAAACATTAGAACAACAATCGGTTCAAGCATATGGACAATATTTAAGTAAACAAACAGATTTAGAAAAACGTATTTTCTTAATGAACTTATTCAATACTAATCGTACATTGTTCTATAAATTGATGGGTCAACATTTAGTCGAATTCATGCCTGTAGTATATGATCCAGTTGTTGCAGATGCGATCGAACAATACAATGAAATTTTCTTAAAACCACAAGATGCTGCATTTCTTTCAATCGATGAACCAGAATTGATCAAAGAAAGCTTAAAAAATGCTGCAGACGGTCGTGATATCCGTTTGATCGTTGTCACTGATGCAGAAGGAATCCTTGGTATGGGTGACTGGGGCGTTAACGGTGTTGACATCGCCATCGGAAAATTAATGGTTTATACCGCAGCTGCTGGTATCAATCCAGCGCAAGTATTACCTGTATCGATCGATGCTGGTACCAATAACGAAGAGTTACTAAATAATCCATTATACTTAGGAAACAAACATGCTCGTGTCGAAGGAGATTCTTATTATGAATTCATCGACCAATTCGTTTCATCTGCTACAGAATTATTCCCTGAATTATTGCTTCACTGGGAAGACTTTGGTCGTGGCAATGCCGCAACGATCTTAGAAAAATATGAAGATAAAATCACAACATTCAATGATGATATCCAAGGAACAGGTATTGTCGTACTAGCCGGAGTATTAGGTGGATTGAATATTTCTGGTGAATCTTTGAAAGATCAAACGATTCTAACATTTGGTGCCGGAACTGCTGGTGTCGGTATTGCTAATATCTTATTAGACGAAATGATCCGCCAAGGTGTACCCGAAACAGAAGCACGTAAGCACTTCTACCAAGTGGACAAACAAGGGCTATTATTCGAAGATACTGAAGGCTTGACTCCTGGACAAATTCCTTTTGCACGTCAACGTTCTGAATTTGCCAACAGTGAAGAATTAACAAATCTAGAAGCAGTGGTCAAAGCGATTCATCCAACAATTATGATCGGTACATCTACTCAACCTGGAGCATTCACCGAAGAAATCGTCAAAGAAATGGCAAGTCATACACCACGACCAATCATCATGCCTTTGTCTAATCCAACAAAACTTGCAGAAGCAAAAGCAAAAGATTTGATTGAATGGACAGATGGAAAAGCATTAGTCGGAACAGGTATCCCTGCCGATGATGTAGAATACAATGGAGTGACTTACCAAATTGGACAAGCAAATAACGCATTGATGTATCCAGGATTAGGACTAGGCTTGATTGCTTCAACCGCTACTCGTGTCAACGCTGAAATCATCTCACAAGCAAGTCGTGCATTAGGTGGGATCGTTGATGTCACAAAACCAGGCGCAGCTATTTTGCCTCCTGTTGCAAGAATCACTGAATTTTCACAAACGATTGCTGAAACAGTTGCTCAATCAGTCGTTGATCAACAATTGAACCGTGAAGAAATCACAGACATCAAAGCAACAGTCGAAGCAGCAAAATGGGTACCTGAATATCAAGATCTAGAAGCTTAA